The region TTTTtggagtgattggttccctttaagtaaagaaGTTACCGTTGCATCACTTCCCAGTTGTCTGGTTTTACATCAAAAACTGTCATCAGCCCAGACAGCAGTATTAGGGAGCTGGGGGAACCACAGGGTTCACTTCACTGACCACCATTACCACCATCAAGAACATAAGGTGCTGTTCCCTTAAACCTCTACAGCAGACCCCAAGAGAGAGTTGCTCATCAGTGATCCCTTTGTTCCTGAGCTAAGCCCTGAACACCAGTAGGGAGGCCCTAGTCACCCATTGCCATTACCAccatccatcatcctctcctgcatcattccctctccctctccctctctttcACACATACTGGGCctgctgtttatatatatatatatatatatatatatatatatatatatatatagagagagagagagagagagagagatggcaacatggaaaataaaaaaccccacaaaaatctttaataaagattAATTTAAACAATATGCAATTTTCAgataacacattccctttcaCACCTCCCTAATACTGTTATTATTGGCTTAGGTGAGTGAATGTTGACGTGAAGAAATATTAACAAACCCAAATGGGTTAAATGATTTTGTGTTGTATAGACAATCGTCAAGAACAGCTATCATCATTAGAAGATGCAGTTAAGTAAGGTGTTGGGTGGAGATGCGACTCTCGTATAATCTAATGAAGGTATTGGGAGTCAGGAAGCAGAAGGAAATAGATGTTAGTGAAAGCAGGCAGTCATCGGCCAAGTAAAATAGCCTGTGGTCAGGTGAAAAAACAAGGTTAACTGGCTGTAGTATTGCCACTCGAGTGGGGAAAGAGAAAGTTTTCCACTCAAGCTAACGGGTCAGTAGAGGACTTTAATTTAGTTATGGTTTGCAATTTACGGTATCTTAAACTTTTATACATTTCTGAAAATGTAATATATGGATTATATTAAAGGTAGAGAGGCTCAAATTGGTTTATTAGTGGACTATGACAAAATTATATTTTAgaacaggacaccagagtctgtgTAGAAAATCTATAACTTGCCAGTATGTCTTTGTGGTAAGTCATAAGTCTGTATGCTTACtattatacattaaaggggtattccaccaaaacataacttttaatatgtatatgtattctgtccctttttcaaTGTGGCTggcactcctcctttgtaagacccatgtgatccaaattagtaggaagcacctgtgtacatatggtaagtacctcctcttttctcccattctacctgtagaagcaatggtgagaggtaacagcttgttcacacttgtgttgcttggtggccgctttctccgacGGTGGTGCCTGCAgaatttgggggggcccttggggtttggttctgtgacattggggtGGCAGTGCCATTTTGTGGCCTCCCTTCACTCCTTGCGCACCCTTTGCAGGGTTGGTGTTCGCTGACAGGCACAGTgcttggttagggactcatgtgtatcagagacctgcacgtggtacatgaggcaatatggtttgatcaaattatatactaacttctgatgttggtttttaatgtagctgaacaagctttcgtgtcaaccatgggtgcgatgtgcagccatttctgtcctttaggcttgtgcagaactttaaatatactgctgcccatggtgaaaaaacatacagcctattcttacctttctgctaTCCCCTGTTGTCCTCCTACGGCATGTTTGGGTCCTGGCCGAGATGATTCACTTGTGACACCACATTTAGCCATTTACTGGACGTGGTGCTgccctgtctcggccagaaattggctgtttattattttctcaaaTAATGAAGAAACATGATATGTCAGCATACCGGTATAATGTAATCCTTTGGTGCACGGATCCACACCTGGCCAGCTCGCTCATGTAATCCAGGAAGAAAGCACTTGATTCGGCACTTGCaaaaatgaatgttttttttaaatcattcatCTGTGCAAGTGCAGAATCAAGTGCTTTCTTCTTGGCTTGTTATTTTCTCAACATgggcagcagtatattaaaaatTACGATGCAAAGTAGAAACCAGCATGGGGCACTCACCATTTCTTGACTTTATTAGATCAGTGCTCCATAGTGGAAAGGGaagggaggatgggaggaggaggatggggaggcgCGTACAATCCCTGAGAGAGCTGTTTTACTCTCACTGGTCCTTCTTCCGGCCAAGGAATATTTAAAGTTATGtttaagcagaatacccctttaaagatggacTATTGTTAAATCAAGTTTTAtttcaaccttttttttctttaaaatggaCACTTGTTATTATTCTTATCATCGATGACTGAAATAAAAAGTAACATCTCTATTATAAAGCTGGTTCCTCGATTCACAATAGATATTATTCACAGTTACCCCCCCAACcctccccccaacacacacacttaaCGATCTCTGCATAGTCCTGAAATTGTTGGGATTTTGCCAACAGTATTTAATAAAGGAATTTCTTGCAAATATTTTTCTCAGACAGTGTCACACTAAATGCTCGGACAGCTGTATATTTTTCTTGTACTCAGCTAATAAGTCAAAATTACTGGCCAGGGTAGGCAATGTACATATCACCCAAACCTCCATTAATCAAAAAACCTGACATGTTAACTATTCAGAGGGGCCAAAAGCTTGATAAGTGGTCAGGAgaatacagattcgctttaaggtgTTTTCCGACCTAAAAGGATGGCCCGTCCACAGGATAGGAGCCAATACAGTGTTTGTAATAGTGGCATAGGGTAACTGCAGAGCAGCTTCCATTTGCTTCAGAGAGAGCTGCTCTGCAGTTACCCAGTGCCACTGCAAAGGCTAGAAAAGCCTTTTAAACCATGCAAAACCATCTGCAGTGTTTTCGCTAAACTATGTGCTCTGTAaatttgaagtgtcactgttgttatcgtttcatagagacatgtcactgTCACTGTTTGAcgtatcatagagacatgtcaaaagttttgattggcccacgtgtgagtgttcagacccatacagaTCGGGTAgacgagttaaaaaaaaaaagagttgaggTCCATTATAAgtttgactctttttttctaactcagcagcagtcctctccccgctcgttctcctgattggtacgggtgtgaacactcagacctggaccaatcaaaacttttaatatgtctctttaacatgtcaaaagatttttgtAAGATAGTGACAATTTATGTGTTAAAACTAGATATCAATGAGGATTACCTACCTCAAAAACTACTGTAGATAGGGTACGCAGTGTTTAAATTTATAATTTCCTGTGTACACATCTTTTAGGGAACATTAGAAACTGGTAAATATTTCAGGGTGAAGTCTGACATATTGATATTATGCAGACTGATATTCTTCCGAGGTCAATATTGTCCATGTTGATGTCATATTGTGGCCACTGAATATGGCTCCAATGGCAATACACGTGGATGGCTGTACCAAACCACAATACATACTAAGGCCCTGctcatacaacgtatgttttgtataaataatggccgttgttgaaattttcaacaacggccgtaatatatacaaaacatatgttgaattggaatgaatggaatcccggatggagtgtatacacatagtatacgctccggctggcaTTTCATctggctgcacgaaaaactgacatatcagttttctgcagccgctattcattgaacagcggccgcacaagtcatgtcagttcacacaatggagcgtgtggctccggccatacgctccattgtgtgcagcgaggAATTGGGATGCCGACGCACatgggtgtgcccgcatccgaattcaccagaaatgaagatcatctgcagtaccgaccgggatgatcttcagtaataccgtccgttctgtgacctggccattgTGTACACCCGGCCTAAGGATTACAAAATAGGTTACTGGTTTTGTATGATAGTATAGCATCATCTATTCTATTCATATAGTATAAAATATCAAATTTTATTcttcaaaacacaaaaaaaagtttaCCTAAATTGATCAGATAAGGTATattttataaagttcttttttcactttatttttttatacataaaaatagaAGAACGTACACATTAAATGTGTCACACGTTACCCATttccttagaaaaaaaaaatacaaactcaCATATGTAAAAAAGTGCTGAACATAGAAATGATACTCTGAAGAAAGAAATCATAAAATATGTATGTAACAATGGGGTGACTGGGACCCAGACATGTCCTTTACCTCAACCATACCATGACACGGGTTATAATAGCATACTACCCTAGACAAGCACATGACATTTTCCCTTTACATGCTCTGCGCTCACTTTTGCCACTATAGTAACTGTTTGTGAGACACTTCTGACCATGAGCTGTACCCTAATAACTGAATGGTCAGCTTGTCCCTATTTGATAGGTTCATACATTGTGCATAGTTACAGCGTTGCCAACCATGCCATAAACTTGCCACAATAAAacgaaaaaaaatctgtgcaaaaCAGTTTGTAAAAAATCATACAGTTGTATAAAGCTATCACAGTATAACTCACATTTATTAAAAGGGAAAccaatagaaatgagcgaacctagagcatgttTGGGTTCGTCCAACCCCGAACTCTCTGTATTCGATTACTGGTagttgaaaaagttggatgcagctttaaggctgcctggaaaacatggacacagccagcggaaatcaaatgcagagactttaggtttggacaaacctgaacgctctcggagttcgctcatctctagaaaccaACCATACAGGACTTTATCTTCTCACAAGGAGTCAAAATGAGCATGATGAGTGCATTATAAATAATGATGCTCaagtgagtgccgagatttttaTACTTTGCTAGTTCTTTCTTTTACGGCAGCTACAGAGGTTGCTACCAATTAGCCTGACAGCACTTTAAGGGTGTCTTGTATTACGGTAACTCTATGGACCTTATGGAAACTCCTATAGACCCTAGAACATAACAAAATTTCAGATGCAGTATTTCTCAAACATATTGTTTCTTAGATGCCGAGCTACTGGCTCTACTTGGTTGCTTCTCCACTACAGCATGGGAACTAGTAGTAACAGGAGTGAAACcactagaataatgttccagaTTTGCTTGTTTCCCAACATGCATTGCTATCTGTTTCTCCGTATTGAAGTTAGCCCAGTTGTCCTCATTCTGGATTTTATATGCTGGGTAGGAAATGTTCTCACTCATTGGAAGGTACATGTACGATTTGTCATTAAAAGGAGCGGTAGCAGTCTCGGGGCATTTCCCAGGGTACACATCCTCTTCTTTTGAGTATCTTGGGTTGGAATTATAAGTAGAGTATTTTTTCAAGGTGTGAAGCATACTCTTGAAAACTAGATGCATAAGTTCTAGAAGGTTGAGGAAAAGAGAAATAAGCGACACCACTAACATAAATAAGATGAAAATAGTTTTCTCCATAGGTCTCGACACAAAACAATCCACTTTGTGAGGGCAAGGATTTCTTTCACATACATAGACAGCTGGCATAACGAAACCGTAAAGGTACCACTGACCCAGCAAAAAGCCAGCTTCAAAAATACTTTTGAAAATGACGCTTGTGACGTATGTATACATCAGAGCCCCCCTGATTTTGACTCGGCCATCTTCTTGAATGCAGATTTTTAACCGTTTCTTCTCTATGACTGCTATGGCTTGGTCCACTTGATGGTCTTTGTCACTTATAGCTCTTAATTCTTCCTCTTTTTGTTTGAGCTTCTCttcttttctagatagatagattacatGGCCCAGATAAAATAACGTGGGGGTGCTAACGAAAAGAAACTGAAGCACCCAGAATCGTACATGGGAGATTGGAAAAGCCTTGTCATAACAAACGTTTGGACACCCAGGTTGTTCTGTATTGCAGACAAAATCTGATTGTTCGTCTCCCCAAACTGATTCCCCTGCGAGACCAAGAATTAAGATGCGGAAGATAAACAGCAATATTAGCCAGACTTTGCCAAAGCCAGTAGAGTGTTCTTGCACTTGATCCAACAACTTTTCAAGAAACTCCCAGTCTCCCATTGTACTTCAGTATTTTccctgtaaaataaaagcatttaatAGTATTTGCCTTTTTGTGATTTATACGGCAAGACATAAATGATGTATAAGTAAAATAAGTGACCATTTTTTGTGCAGCATATTACTTgctaataaa is a window of Dendropsophus ebraccatus isolate aDenEbr1 chromosome 5, aDenEbr1.pat, whole genome shotgun sequence DNA encoding:
- the LOC138793039 gene encoding gap junction alpha-4 protein-like gives rise to the protein MGDWEFLEKLLDQVQEHSTGFGKVWLILLFIFRILILGLAGESVWGDEQSDFVCNTEQPGCPNVCYDKAFPISHVRFWVLQFLFVSTPTLFYLGHVIYLSRKEEKLKQKEEELRAISDKDHQVDQAIAVIEKKRLKICIQEDGRVKIRGALMYTYVTSVIFKSIFEAGFLLGQWYLYGFVMPAVYVCERNPCPHKVDCFVSRPMEKTIFILFMLVVSLISLFLNLLELMHLVFKSMLHTLKKYSTYNSNPRYSKEEDVYPGKCPETATAPFNDKSYMYLPMSENISYPAYKIQNEDNWANFNTEKQIAMHVGKQANLEHYSSGFTPVTTSSHAVVEKQPSRASSSASKKQYV